The genomic segment GCTATAAACCAAAGAGGTAGTTATTATTATCTTTACATGCTAATGCCTATGTGCTGGTTATTGATACAACATTAGGTGCGTTGTGGAAAATACGGTGCTACTTAGTTCTCTGCTGTCACGTGTGCAGGTATTGATTTGTCATAAAACCTTTAGCTTAATTATTCTCACTTGAAGTCTTTTTTCTTATCATTTATCCTTTGAACAGTTATTTGGTCCTCATATTTCTGCTTCAAAGACAAAAAATTGTCCactttatattgaattttttgtaGGACATTCCCACTAGTAATATTGTAAAAAAGTCATGTTTTACGTTCACAATTGAACCTAggtaaattaaatattttcaggAAACAGATTTGCCGAAGAAAATATACCCATCAAGATTGAATTCAATGTCTATACTACCAAATTCTTCATCCTCGGAAGTTGACAGCACATTATCGATGACAGCATTGTTTACTCATGGGCGTTTAGCAAAGTTAGAACTGGAGGATGGCAATAGCCTATACGTGAAGTTGGTGGTAATTGAATTTGCACCTGGATGAGTTATATTGCTCGTTTTGAATATAATAGGATGTCTTGAAATATTTCAGATGGCATTTTTcattcataaattttttattggtGCAAGTTACATGAGATTTATCTCAGGTAGGAGCAGATGGGGGCAAATCACGAGTTAGAGAGTTAGCAGGATTCAGAACAACGGGATGGAACTACTCACAGAATGCCATCATATGTACAGTTGAACATGATGTAGAAAACCATTGTGCATGGCAGAGGTTTCTACCTTCTGGTCCGCTTGCTCTTCTGCCAATAGGTGATAAGTTTAGCAATATCGTTTGGACTATGAGCCCGAAAGAGTCATCAGAGTTTAAATCAATAACCGAAGATAACTTTCTGGAAGCTGTAAATCGTGCTCTGGATTATGGTTATGGTCCTCATCCTACACCAAGCATATTGGGTAGTTCAGACTTATTTTCTTGGCTCAAAGGAGGTATCTCCAAGTCTGCTAATGATTGCTTTGAAATCCCACCAAAAGTAATCAAATTGGCCTCTGAAAGAATGGCTTTCCCATTATCCTTGAGGCATGCCAACGACTATGCGTCAAAGCGCGTTGCTCTAATTGGCGATGCAGCTCACACTGTACATCCTTTGGCAGGCCAAGGAGTTAATTTGGGTTTTGGAGATGCATCTACTCTTTCCAGTGTCATTTCTGAGGGCATTGCAGTAGGAGCGGACATCGGGGAGGTACGTATAAAACAAACCATTGCCCTCTTTCTTTCAAGAAAGAATCGTGGATCCTTAAATTGCGGTGTTTTAAACTGTTTCAGGTATCACTACTGAAGAAatacgaagcagatcgaaaaccaGCGAATGTGATGATGATGGCAGTACTGGATGGTTTTCAAAAGGCATACTCAGTTGATTTTGGTCCACTAAACATTTTAAGAGCTGCTGCATTTCATGGGGCTCACCATATTTCACCACTTAAAAAGAGCATCATCTCGTATGCGTCGGGGGAGATGAGATTGCCACTATTTGCCTAAAGAAGACCGTCATCAAAATAATCACTGATAAATTAGGTTAAGAGTGTTTTTTTCCTTGTACAGGAGTAAATTGTTTTCAGCAAAGCTTTTACgaataattgtaaaattttaactttGATATGAGACGAATTGCATTAAACAGCTCGGTTATTGAACAAGTAGAattcaaatatattttgatttaagtagtttttgcaaaaatataaaatttcatttgtattaaagaattataaGATGAACTTGATTTTGTTTGTTAGATAAAAAAGAGATTATGTTGGTGGTGATTCGATCTATCATCTATCCCTCCTTGTTCACacatttgaacaaaattttatgactAGCTATTTACCGGAAAatcaattattatttgatttggtCGAGGTAAATTCTTTTGTTTATCTTTAAACATTTTGATCTTCCCTAAAAATTAATGGTAAATCTATAATTTACCTCCcgtaaatgaataaaattataatagaatccttgaaaattttaaaaaccatgTGTATTCGTATTCcttggtttaaataaaataaacatgttatcgATTAACAATAACTTGAAACAAAGAAAGATGAATAATTATAGCATAAATAAATGGGATAAAGAATAGTCAAACCGCATTTTAAACATTGTATTATAGCTTGCTGgacatttaaaatatgaaaataaaaatcttttgacaaacagaaattatACTGTTCATGAACCATGTCTCATTAGCAGTCTATTGATTTGGAtgaaaccaaaaaccctaaaacatgaaacttGAAATAGGATTCGTATTTGACATTTAAGGTGAACCAGGGTCTCATACAAATATCCATAAACCAAAATTTTGGGTATTTATGTTGCTGTATTCCATATCTAAATCTCAAagacatataaattattatattccaTTTTATATAATATCAAGATCTGCTATACAAGCATATACACAATTGAAGAGACTAGTTACGTTAAAAATGCTTACAAAAATGTATCCCGGATTAAACGTGCTAACACACGAGACGATAACCGGCTAATCAACTCGGGAAGAACCCTGGCAGATATGCCTGGCAACACTGGAAGCAACTCCTGGATAACCTGAGCAACATTTACACCCTGTCGATGTTTAACAAAATGACACGCAATTAATGTGACATGAAGAATGTATAATAATCGCTAAAAGAGAGATAAGTTTCGTAAATGGTTTCGATTTGTTAAAACTGCAAACTTTGGAGTACCTGACTTGACGTCGTTGATATTGAACTTCCCGCTGTTAAGAATTCGAGAATTTTTTGGACATTATTCAGTATAACTCTGTCTTCCTCGGTTATTGAAGGCAAAAGTCCTGCTGGTTTGAAGGGTCCAACTGTTGGAACCAAGCTAAACACTGGGGCAGCATTTCTTACTCCCAACACTGACATTATTTGAACCAACTGTTCCCTGCTAAGTGCATCAATGCCCTTCACAATCTGCTTAGTAAACCCAGAAACATTAGTTCAATATTTAAGCCACCTCACACCAAAATGTCATGAAGAATCGATGCTCAAAAGGTAAAGCAATTACATATCCACAGACCAAAAGAGAAACAAGAAGGAACTAGGTAAAGTAACACAAGCGTGCAACTTTCTCAAAGAAAatgattataaccaaacatttttttttcccttctgaATATAAGATCAGAAATTACCTCATCAAGAAGAAATTCTCGGAAAAAACTTCCCTTCTCAGACAGTAGAAATCCTAAGGCTGCTCTTGTTTGAACAGGTTGCTTTGATTGAGATTCACTTGGTAGAAATCTAGGGAAGGAAATATCTGCTTGCCTTTGTAGAAGACCTAGTTCAGCCATATCCCCATTCAAATTCTCCCCACCTCCACTTTTTGCTGCAGTTATGAAATTCTCAAAGGCTTGCATCACATCAATGAATCTTTCAGCATCAAAAACACCTGATTTCCCGTATATTGTATAACGCAAAGCATTCCTTAGCCGCGGGGATTCATCAGTGAGCAGTCTCTGACAATAGAAAATAATACAAGGAAATGGTAAACGTTATGGTCAGAAAAACATTGACCACTTAGGAAGACAAAGCACAACAGCAATGATACAAATGTTTGTGCACTCTTTCATCTTGATCCTATACTTTGGTGATTGGTTGGCCACATGGATCCTTAGACAACCTTAAGAATTGTACTTAAGACAATAACATTGATTTGTTACATCAAAAGAAACATGGTATCCTAGAAGCACTCTTCGGctatcataatttaataaaataaaactaatgaaTCAAGCAGTTGACTATTTAGTCATCAGAAATTCAAAATAACAATAGTCAGTGCATATTTCACATCATCCTTACacttataaatcaatttattttcaaaagagaATTAGCAAAAACAGAATATTCATACCTGTGCAATATAAGGATAGGCCTCATCCACGATAGCAAAATCAGGATTCCCCACTAAAGCTATTCCTTCCAACACCCCAATTGCCCTAATTATAAGAGCAAAATAAGGAGGTATCCTAAATGGATAATCAAATGTTATCTGCGCCAAATCTGATGCCAGGTCCTGAAAGTTGATGTTTTTTGCACCCCCACCCTCAAGTGCTTGATCAAAAACCTTTGCCAGAACGGGCAAGATTGGCTCTAAATTAACCCCCTCAGGAATGAAATCAAGTTTAACAAAATCCTTAACTATTTCTGGATAGTCCCGGTGTATAAGATGAGCAATTGCTTCAATCATTCCATACTTCTGGTCATCAGTTAATTTTGTCACTAAACCTGTTACAACATAAGTAAACTTTAAACTCTATAAAAATAAAGCCTAGATCAACAAGGTATTATCATAGTAAAAATTTAGCATTTGTAACCAAAATCAACATGATATCAATAGTTTGCAAAGAGAAATACTAGATGATTATTGGAGGACAACCACATATCAATCTCTCAACAAAGAAGTAACTCAATCTATGTGATGCCATTAAACATGTTGACAAAAAATCTTTAAGCATAAATTCTTACCAAAGTCGAGTATGGCTAGCTTTCCATCAGGAGTACGGATCAAATTCCCAGGATGTGGGTCAGCATGGAAAAACCCGGTATCAAGCAACTGAAATCAAAATGGGTAAGCCACACAGATTAGATAATAAACTTAGGAGTTTGTCTGATGTAGAACACTGAAATTTATACCACTGTTTAGTAGCAACTATAAGTACACAAAAAACTGATAAGTGCAGAAAGGAAGATGAAGACATATTTGAGTAATGGTTATTGATGCTAATGCAGAAACATTGCCAATATTAACATTTATGAAACACAGACAACTACCCTTGCCATTTGATATTCAGCTTCAGGACATTCAAAcagaaaaggaaagttaaaaccagccttctttttcatatatatatatacacacacacacacacacacgagAGGTTCCTTCTCTTATCTCAATATAACTTGCTAAACGAAAGTGAATATTAGAACTACAATTAGAGTGCAACAAGTTCCTAAATGCACAGGATAGGATTAAACGTCTAAGGAATTGGCTAGTGTTTTTGAAATTAAAGCAGGAATAAACAACAATACTACCACTCTGAGAAAATGAAACTGTTGCCATCATCTCTCACATTTATCCTCCTTATCATCAATAAGTTGAAGCATCAATGTTTGACTGGCTAAGGCAACAAATACAATTTTAAAGCTAATTAACCAAGAAAACTGACAAATAAGTAACATAGATGCACCCAGGAAAGACTGACAAGAAAACCAAGTTTCTTACTTGACCCATGTGTCCCCTAGACATAAACTAGGATGACAAGAATAACGTAGTATATTACCTGCTTTAGGTAGCATATCACTCCAACATTGACCAATTCACCAACATCACTTTCTGTACTTTGTGATAGCTTCTCTCCTTCGATCCACTCTGTAGTAAGAACCTTCCTTGATGTGTATTTCTGATAAGTCCTTGGTATAACAACCTGAAAACAAAAATAGTCAGTCTATTGATTTCACTAAATATTCTTAAGAAACTAACTAAAAAGAACAACTTGAAGAAATAACTTCTTTTAGTCAGAATTACATAATCAGACTAGTATCTCCAAAATCAGGAGCCACTTCAGCAGACATTAGAAAGTAATGTGTTCAAAAAAAACCATACTAACCTGTGGAAGGTCCTTACGCATCATTTCAGAAAAGCGTTGTCCATTTTCACCCTCATTAACATAATCTAGCTCCTCAAAGAATCGTGCAGCCCATTCATCAACCAATCCAACCACATCTATGGAGATCTGGAATGGTAAGGGAAAGCAAGCAATGCATGGAAAAGTATCAATATTACAGCTACAGAATATAGAGGCCTCTTTATAAGAAGgaaaaagtttagtaaaaagCTAAACGTAAACAGATACATTATATACCTGAGGAAACTTTCGGAGCGCCAAACCCAAGTTTCTTATGATGAACAAATCAACAGTCACTGTCTCAAGAACAAAAGGCCTCTGCACTTTGACAGCAACCAGATCTCCATTCTCTTTCAAGCGTCCTTTATACACTTGTCCAAGAGATGCTGTCCATAGGTATCCACACATTGTTTGAAGTATTTATAGTTGGAATAGCACGTAAAAACTAGTAAAATTAtctctataaaataaataaagaagtaCGTATATATGTACACATGCAACATATATTCAAGCTGAGATTACCAGCAGCTATTGGCGAAGAGGAAAGTTCAGAGTAGATTTCTTGCCATGGCTGACCAAGTTCCTCTTCAATAAGAGCCATTGCTATGTCATCTGGAAATGAAGGAACCTTTGCATATGAGCAAAGAAAAGTCGGTTATAATAATATACTTACCATACCCCCTTAAAGAAGTAATATACTAATGCTAACTAGCAATATCCAAGTTACGGAAGGTTGTCAGCATTTTTGGAGGAAAAAATAACCTTTCAAATTAAAATCCCGTATCATGTGATAATTGAGAGACATTTCAATTTCCTAAAATCAATTGGTCTGCAAACTGATATGGTATTGGAaccaaaaacaaacaaacaaacaaacaaataaataaataaattgcatcTCACATTTGAATTCTATCAAAAAGGGTAGACAATATGGGAACAACAAGTCTGCCATCTAATAGAGGTATTTCTGAGATTGAAGACTAGAGAGGAGTTCATCCCAAACAACAATATCTAAAAACAGTCATCAAAACTAAGTGGTGGACTTGTATCACATTATCCATCTCACCTATAATGGTTCTAAATGTAAGAACTAAAACTCTCTACtcctaataatttatttttttggaaaacgTTTGAGccatagaagaagaagaagataagaaCTGATTCAATATGAAGAAATGCCAAAGTGATAATTCTACCTTATCACAAAGCTTTTGCAGCTCCATCATTGCAACAGGAGAAAGTATATCTGGTCGAATGCTCAATGCTTGCCCAAGCTTTATATATGCAGGGCCCAAAGAGGTAACAATTTCCCTTAATTCAATAGCTCTAGCCACTTCATTCTGTtaataaaacagaaacaaatttGAACATGAAAATTTATGCGTGCATTTAGACGCTAACAAAGACACAAACAGCAAGGGAGGCTCAAAAACTTTAACAAAAGGTAGaatcatttataaaaataatgtcACTTAGTAGGATATTTAGAAATTAGAAGCTAACAGGAAAAGAAGGTGATAGAGAATTGTGTGTTCACCTCTTTGACCTTCTTGTTTACCACATCCATAGCCAAGCGTGAGAGGAAACCCCCAGCAACAGATAGTAACTGTATAATACGAGTTGCAACAGCACGAGGTCGTTTCCCCCAGTATGCAGAGATGCTGGCCGGATCATATGCCAAAGGTAAGAACTCACTGCTTTCATCAACCTATGTAACGAGAAAATGATTTATGCTTGACCAGCCAAAAATTTAGGCATAGCAAAATAAAGAAATGGCAGACTAGCTAGAAATTGCAAACCCAGTAAATGGTGTCAGCTATAGCATCAGTACACCAGCCCTAATGGcattaaacttttcaaaagctttCAAAACATTTCACTTTCCGAAAATGAAATGAGTTGTCCCTGTACTAAAACATCAAGCTGAGAGAATAAAAGTAGATTAGCAGTCTAGAATTCAAACATGACAGATATATGCTACAATAACTGCATTTTTACCTCAACCAACCGAAGCTGAATATTGTCATCAGCAAACTGTGAATCCCGTAAATTTTGGCCACGAAGTCCTCTCATTAGTATAGCCAaatcttcattttcttccatttgtGCTCTCACTCTTTTTATTTCCTGTGAAACGTCTCCCATCCTCTGGTAGCTCAATTATCACCAAAGCAAATAAGTAAAAGAACACCAAAACATTGACCAAAAGCAAAATCAGCAAttcaagaaattaaaatttttatactcATTAGTAACTAATATATAACATAAACTCTTCCGTGTGCATAATTCAGTAAAAAACCAAACGAACCGACCGACCAAATTAATTTGagctaaattaattaatatgGATTATGgtataaacttttaaaattttggttatcacttaatttgaatagaaatttaa from the Gossypium hirsutum isolate 1008001.06 chromosome D09, Gossypium_hirsutum_v2.1, whole genome shotgun sequence genome contains:
- the LOC107890577 gene encoding ubiquinone biosynthesis monooxygenase COQ6, mitochondrial isoform X2 → MNRIFATKAGSNVYRLRIPWRPLSNDAAPLLSSQNAGNPEKESEAKQYDIAIVGGGMVGLALACSLASRPLTRHLNVAIIDSNPALGRKHFIKKEDLPDPRVSTITPATISFFKDIGAWQFVEQHRHAYFDKMQVWDYTGLSYAKYNARDADKEVLGCVVENTVLLSSLLSRVQETDLPKKIYPSRLNSMSILPNSSSSEVDSTLSMTALFTHGRLAKLELEDGNSLYVKLVVGADGGKSRVRELAGFRTTGWNYSQNAIICTVEHDVENHCAWQRFLPSGPLALLPIGDKFSNIVWTMSPKESSEFKSITEDNFLEAVNRALDYGYGPHPTPSILGSSDLFSWLKGGISKSANDCFEIPPKVIKLASERMAFPLSLRHANDYASKRVALIGDAAHTVHPLAGQGVNLGFGDASTLSSVISEGIAVGADIGEVSLLKKYEADRKPANVMMMAVLDGFQKAYSVDFGPLNILRAAAFHGAHHISPLKKSIISYASGEMRLPLFA
- the LOC107890577 gene encoding ubiquinone biosynthesis monooxygenase COQ6, mitochondrial isoform X1 → MNRIICCNNRIFATKAGSNVYRLRIPWRPLSNDAAPLLSSQNAGNPEKESEAKQYDIAIVGGGMVGLALACSLASRPLTRHLNVAIIDSNPALGRKHFIKKEDLPDPRVSTITPATISFFKDIGAWQFVEQHRHAYFDKMQVWDYTGLSYAKYNARDADKEVLGCVVENTVLLSSLLSRVQETDLPKKIYPSRLNSMSILPNSSSSEVDSTLSMTALFTHGRLAKLELEDGNSLYVKLVVGADGGKSRVRELAGFRTTGWNYSQNAIICTVEHDVENHCAWQRFLPSGPLALLPIGDKFSNIVWTMSPKESSEFKSITEDNFLEAVNRALDYGYGPHPTPSILGSSDLFSWLKGGISKSANDCFEIPPKVIKLASERMAFPLSLRHANDYASKRVALIGDAAHTVHPLAGQGVNLGFGDASTLSSVISEGIAVGADIGEVSLLKKYEADRKPANVMMMAVLDGFQKAYSVDFGPLNILRAAAFHGAHHISPLKKSIISYASGEMRLPLFA
- the LOC121220989 gene encoding LOW QUALITY PROTEIN: uncharacterized protein sll0005-like (The sequence of the model RefSeq protein was modified relative to this genomic sequence to represent the inferred CDS: deleted 2 bases in 1 codon) codes for the protein MDAAAPPRLVYCGIDPVRFSSPRSNRVSIRTRTRPVLAVATDPKPTRRLRQSSPSNNNVNGSSKSSSSKKSVNGVSTRMGDVSQEIKRVRAQMEENEDLAILMRGLRGQNLRDSQFADDNIQLRLVEVDESSEFLPLAYDPASISAYWGKRPRAVATRIIQLLSVAGGFLSRLAMDVVNKKVKENEVARAIELREIVTSLGPAYIKLGQALSIRPDILSPVAMMELQKLCDKVPSFPDDIAMALIEEELGQPWQEIYSELSSSPIAAASLGQVYKGRLKENGDLVAVKVQRPFVLETVTVDLFIIRNLGLALRKFPQISIDVVGLVDEWAARFFEELDYVNEGENGQRFSEMMRKDLPQVVIPRTYQKYTSRKVLTTEWIEGEKLSQSTESDVGELVNVGVICYLKQLLDTGFFHADPHPGNLIRTPDGKLAILDFGLVTKLTDDQKYGMIEAIAHLIHRDYPEIVKDFVKLDFIPEGVNLEPILPVLAKVFDQALEGGGAKNINFQDLASDLAQITFDYPFRIPPYFALIIRAIGVLEGIALVGNPDFAIVDEAYPYIAQRLLTDESPRLRNALRYTIYGKSGVFDAERFIDVMQAFENFITAAKSGGGENLNGDMAELGLLQRQADISFPRFLPSESQSKQPVQTRAALGFLLSEKGSFFREFLLDEIVKGIDALSREQLVQIMSVLGVRNAAPVFSLVPTVGPFKPAGLLPSITEEDRVILNNVQKILEFLTAGSSISTTSSQGVNVAQVIQELLPVLPGISARVLPELISRLSSRVLARLIRDTFL